A stretch of Streptomyces vietnamensis DNA encodes these proteins:
- the nrdR gene encoding transcriptional regulator NrdR, giving the protein MHCPFCRHPDSRVVDSRTTDDGTSIRRRRQCPDCSRRFTTVETCSLMVVKRSGVTEPFSRTKVISGVRKACQGRPVTEDALAKLGQRVEEAVRATGSAELTTHDVGLAILGPLQELDLVAYLRFASVYKAFDSLEDFEAAIAELRVRPPAENRGTGATPEVPVPATAAD; this is encoded by the coding sequence ATGCACTGCCCCTTCTGCAGGCACCCCGACAGCCGTGTCGTCGACAGTCGCACCACCGACGACGGGACGTCGATCCGACGCCGCCGCCAGTGCCCCGACTGCTCCCGTCGTTTCACGACGGTGGAGACGTGCTCGCTCATGGTGGTGAAGCGCTCCGGCGTCACCGAGCCCTTCAGCCGTACCAAGGTCATCTCCGGCGTGCGCAAGGCGTGCCAGGGGCGACCGGTCACCGAGGACGCCCTCGCCAAGCTCGGCCAGCGGGTCGAGGAGGCGGTGCGCGCCACCGGAAGCGCCGAGCTGACCACCCATGACGTGGGCCTGGCCATCCTCGGCCCCTTGCAGGAGCTCGACCTCGTCGCCTACCTGCGCTTCGCGTCCGTGTACAAGGCTTTCGACAGCCTCGAAGACTTCGAGGCCGCCATCGCGGAGCTCCGCGTGCGGCCTCCCGCTGAGAACCGCGGGACCGGTGCGACCCCTGAGGTCCCCGTTCCCGCCACCGCCGCCGACTGA
- a CDS encoding ATP-dependent DNA helicase, producing MTKPSLPDLLHAAVSAVGGTERPGQVTMAEAVAEAIDDNSHLLVQAGTGTGKSLGYLVPALAQGERVVVATATLALQRQLVERDLPRTVDALHPQLRRRPQFAMLKGRSNYLCLHRLHEGVPQDEEDGLFDPFEAAAPTSKLGQDLLRLRDWSDETETGDRDDLTPGVSDKAWAQVSVSSRECLGASKCAYGPECFAEAARERAKLADVVVTNHALLAIDAIEGAPVLPQHEVLIVDEAHELVSRVTGVATGELTPGQVNRAVRRAAKLVDEKTADQLQTAAEGFERVMELALPGRLEEIPEDLAYALMALRDAARAVITALGNTRDRAVQDEDAVRKQAMASVETVHGVAERITHGSEYDVVWYERHDRFGASLRVAPLTVSGLLREKLFTERSVVLASATLKLGGDFNGVGASLGLAPEGTKGDDLPVWKGIDVGSPFDYPKQGILYVAKHLSRPARDGERGDMLDELTELMQAAGGRTLGLFSSMRAAQQAAEELRTRIPELPILLQGEDTLGELIKNFAADPKTCLFGTLSLWQGVDVPGPSCQLVVMDKIPFPRPDDPLMSARQKAVEEAGGNGFMAVAATHAALLMAQGAGRLVRATGDRGVVAVLDPRLATARYGSYLKASLPDFWYTTDRNQVRKSLAAIDAASKTADV from the coding sequence ATGACGAAGCCATCCCTCCCCGACCTCCTCCACGCCGCCGTCTCCGCCGTCGGCGGCACGGAGCGGCCCGGCCAGGTCACCATGGCCGAGGCCGTGGCCGAGGCCATCGACGACAACTCCCACCTCCTCGTCCAGGCCGGCACCGGCACGGGCAAGTCGCTCGGCTACCTCGTGCCGGCCCTTGCCCAGGGCGAGCGGGTGGTGGTGGCCACGGCCACCCTGGCGCTCCAGCGCCAGCTCGTCGAGCGCGATCTTCCCCGGACGGTCGACGCGCTGCATCCGCAGCTGCGCCGCCGGCCGCAGTTCGCCATGCTCAAGGGCCGGTCGAACTACCTCTGTCTGCACCGGCTCCACGAAGGCGTCCCGCAGGACGAGGAGGACGGCCTCTTCGACCCCTTCGAGGCGGCCGCGCCCACCAGCAAGCTGGGCCAGGACCTGCTGCGGCTGCGGGACTGGTCGGACGAGACGGAGACCGGCGACCGGGACGATCTGACGCCGGGCGTCTCCGACAAGGCCTGGGCCCAGGTCTCGGTCTCCTCCCGGGAGTGCCTCGGCGCGAGCAAGTGCGCGTACGGGCCGGAGTGCTTCGCCGAGGCGGCACGCGAGCGTGCCAAGCTCGCGGACGTCGTCGTCACCAACCACGCCCTCCTCGCCATCGACGCCATCGAAGGCGCGCCGGTGCTCCCGCAGCACGAGGTGCTGATCGTCGACGAGGCCCATGAGCTGGTCTCCCGGGTCACGGGTGTCGCCACCGGCGAGCTCACGCCGGGCCAGGTCAACCGTGCCGTGCGCCGGGCCGCGAAGCTCGTGGACGAGAAGACGGCCGACCAGCTGCAGACCGCCGCGGAGGGCTTCGAGCGGGTCATGGAGCTGGCGCTGCCGGGCCGCCTGGAGGAGATCCCGGAGGACCTCGCGTACGCGTTGATGGCGCTGCGGGACGCGGCCCGCGCCGTGATCACCGCCCTGGGCAACACCCGGGACCGGGCCGTGCAGGACGAGGACGCGGTGCGCAAGCAGGCCATGGCCTCCGTGGAGACCGTGCACGGGGTGGCGGAGCGGATCACCCACGGTTCCGAGTACGACGTCGTCTGGTACGAGCGCCACGACCGGTTCGGGGCCTCGCTGCGGGTCGCGCCGCTGACCGTCTCGGGCCTGCTGCGGGAGAAGCTCTTCACGGAGCGGTCCGTGGTGCTCGCCTCGGCCACGCTCAAGCTCGGCGGCGACTTCAACGGGGTCGGGGCCTCCCTGGGACTGGCGCCAGAGGGCACCAAGGGGGACGACCTGCCCGTCTGGAAGGGCATCGACGTCGGCTCCCCGTTCGACTATCCGAAGCAGGGCATTCTCTACGTCGCCAAGCACCTCTCGCGCCCCGCGCGTGACGGGGAGCGGGGCGACATGCTCGACGAGCTCACCGAACTGATGCAGGCGGCCGGCGGGCGGACCCTCGGCCTCTTCTCCTCCATGCGTGCCGCGCAGCAGGCGGCGGAGGAGCTGCGGACCCGGATCCCGGAGCTGCCGATCCTGCTCCAGGGCGAGGACACGCTGGGTGAGCTGATCAAGAACTTCGCGGCCGACCCGAAGACCTGTCTCTTCGGCACGCTCTCGCTCTGGCAGGGCGTGGACGTCCCGGGGCCCAGCTGTCAGCTGGTCGTCATGGACAAGATCCCGTTCCCGCGCCCGGACGACCCGCTGATGAGCGCCCGGCAGAAGGCCGTCGAGGAGGCCGGGGGGAACGGCTTCATGGCCGTCGCGGCGACCCACGCGGCCCTGTTGATGGCCCAGGGCGCCGGTCGACTGGTGCGCGCCACCGGTGACCGGGGCGTCGTGGCGGTCCTCGATCCCCGGCTGGCCACTGCCCGCTACGGCAGCTATCTGAAGGCCTCGCTGCCCGATTTCTGGTACACCACGGACCGCAACCAGGTGCGGAAGTCGCTCGCGGCCATCGACGCCGCCTCGAAGACGGCCGACGTCTAG
- the lexA gene encoding transcriptional repressor LexA, which yields MTTTADSATITAQDRSQGRLEPVHAMNDASMNGEEPGRPARALPGRPPGIRADSSGLTDRQRRVIEVIRDSVQRRGYPPSMREIGQAVGLSSTSSVAHQLMALERKGFLRRDPHRPRAYEVRGSDQPSTQPTDTTGKPAASYVPLVGRIAAGGPILAEESVEDVFPLPRQLVGDGELFVLKVVGDSMIEAAICDGDWVTVRRQPVAENGDIVAAMLDGEATVKRFKREDGHVWLLPHNAAYQPIPGDEATILGKVVAVLRRV from the coding sequence GTGACCACCACCGCAGACAGTGCCACCATCACCGCCCAGGACCGCTCCCAGGGCCGACTCGAGCCGGTGCACGCCATGAATGACGCAAGCATGAACGGCGAGGAGCCCGGGCGACCCGCCCGCGCCCTCCCCGGGCGACCTCCAGGCATCCGCGCCGACAGCTCCGGTCTCACGGACCGGCAGCGCAGGGTCATCGAAGTCATCCGAGACTCGGTCCAGCGGCGCGGTTACCCGCCGTCGATGCGGGAGATCGGACAGGCGGTCGGCCTCTCCAGCACCTCCTCGGTGGCGCACCAGCTCATGGCGCTCGAGCGCAAGGGCTTCCTCCGCCGCGACCCCCACCGGCCCCGCGCCTACGAGGTCCGCGGCTCCGACCAGCCGAGCACCCAGCCGACGGACACCACCGGCAAGCCGGCCGCGTCGTACGTCCCCCTGGTCGGCCGAATCGCGGCCGGTGGTCCGATCCTGGCCGAGGAGTCCGTCGAGGACGTCTTCCCCCTCCCCCGCCAGCTGGTCGGCGACGGTGAGCTGTTCGTCCTGAAGGTCGTCGGCGACTCGATGATCGAGGCCGCCATCTGTGACGGCGACTGGGTCACCGTCCGCCGCCAGCCCGTCGCGGAGAACGGCGACATCGTCGCCGCGATGCTCGACGGCGAGGCCACCGTCAAGCGCTTCAAGCGCGAGGACGGCCACGTCTGGCTGCTCCCGCACAACGCGGCGTACCAGCCCATCCCCGGCGACGAGGCCACCATCCTCGGCAAGGTCGTGGCGGTGCTGCGGCGGGTGTGA
- a CDS encoding vitamin B12-dependent ribonucleotide reductase encodes MTETASGPARGSRTKGAKSASKGLRIERIHTTPGVHPYDEVAWERRDVVMTNWRDGSINFEQRGVEFPDFWSVNAVNIVTSKYFRGAVGAPQRETGLKQLIDRIVKTYTKAGEDYGYFASPADAEIFEHELAYALLHQIFSFNSPVWFNVGTPQPQQVSACFILSVDDSMESILDWYKEEGMIFKGGSGAGLNLSRIRSSKELLSSGGNASGPVSFMRGADASAGTIKSGGATRRAAKMVILDVDHPDIEDFIETKVKEEEKIRALRDAGFDMDLGGDDITSVQYQNANNSVRVNDTFMKAVESGGKFGLTSRMTGEVIEEVDAKALFRKMAEAAWACADPGIQYDDTINHWHTCPESGRINGSNPCSEYMHLDNTSCNLASLNLMKFLKDDGKGNQSFDVERFAKVVELVITAMDISICFADFPTQKIGENTRAYRQLGIGYANLGALLMATGHAYDSDGGRALAGAITSLMTGTSYKRSAELAAVVGPYDGYALNAEPHQRVMRQHADENTKAVRMDDLDSPIWAAATEAWQDVIRLGAKNGFRNAQASVIAPTGTIGLAMSCDTTGLEPDLALVKFKKLVGGGSMQIVNGTVPQALRRLGYQEEQIEAIVAHIAEHGNVIDAPGLKTEHYEVFDCAMGERSISAMGHVRMMAAIQPWISGALSKTVNLPETATVEDVEEVYFEAWKMGVKALAIYRDNCKVGQPLSAKKKEEEKAEVTAKSEATIREAVEKVVEYRPVRKRLPKGRPGITTSFTVGGAEGYMTANSYPDDGLGEVFLKMSKQGSTLAGMMDAFSIAVSVGLQYGVPLETYVSKFTNMRFEPAGMTDDPDVRMAQSIVDYIFRRLALDFLPFETRSALGIHSAEERQRHLETGSYEPAEDEVDVEGLAQSAPVSHELKAVAAPVAKVEVPAPKQAHTSAELVEMQLGISADAPLCFSCGTKMQRAGSCYICEGCGSTSGCS; translated from the coding sequence ATGACAGAGACGGCGAGCGGCCCGGCACGTGGTTCCCGCACCAAGGGAGCCAAGTCGGCGAGCAAGGGCCTGCGTATCGAGCGCATCCACACCACCCCCGGCGTGCATCCGTACGACGAGGTGGCCTGGGAGCGCCGTGACGTCGTCATGACCAACTGGCGCGACGGCTCGATCAACTTCGAGCAGCGTGGCGTCGAGTTCCCCGACTTCTGGTCGGTGAACGCGGTCAACATCGTCACCAGCAAGTACTTCCGCGGTGCGGTCGGCGCCCCGCAGCGCGAGACCGGTCTCAAGCAGCTCATCGACCGGATCGTGAAGACGTACACGAAGGCCGGCGAGGACTACGGCTACTTCGCCTCGCCCGCCGACGCCGAGATCTTCGAGCACGAGCTGGCCTACGCCCTCCTGCACCAGATCTTCAGCTTCAACTCGCCGGTCTGGTTCAACGTCGGCACGCCCCAGCCGCAGCAGGTCTCCGCCTGCTTCATCCTGTCCGTCGACGACTCCATGGAGTCCATCCTCGACTGGTACAAGGAAGAGGGCATGATCTTCAAGGGCGGCTCCGGCGCCGGCCTGAACCTCTCCCGTATCCGCTCCTCCAAGGAGCTGCTCTCCTCCGGCGGCAACGCCTCCGGCCCGGTCTCCTTCATGCGCGGCGCCGACGCCTCCGCGGGAACGATCAAGTCGGGCGGCGCCACCCGCCGCGCGGCCAAGATGGTCATCCTCGACGTCGACCACCCCGACATCGAGGACTTCATCGAGACCAAGGTCAAGGAGGAGGAGAAGATCCGCGCCCTCCGCGACGCGGGCTTCGACATGGACCTGGGCGGCGACGACATCACGTCCGTCCAGTACCAGAACGCCAACAACTCCGTCCGCGTGAACGACACGTTCATGAAGGCCGTCGAGTCCGGCGGGAAGTTCGGCCTCACCTCGCGCATGACCGGCGAGGTCATCGAGGAGGTCGACGCCAAGGCGCTCTTCCGCAAGATGGCCGAGGCCGCGTGGGCCTGTGCCGACCCGGGCATCCAGTACGACGACACGATCAACCACTGGCACACCTGCCCCGAGTCCGGCCGCATCAACGGCTCGAACCCGTGCAGCGAGTACATGCACCTGGACAACACGTCCTGCAACCTCGCCTCGCTGAACCTGATGAAGTTCCTCAAGGACGACGGCAAGGGCAACCAGTCCTTCGACGTCGAGCGCTTCGCCAAGGTCGTCGAGCTCGTCATCACCGCGATGGACATCTCCATCTGCTTCGCCGACTTCCCCACCCAGAAGATCGGCGAGAACACCCGCGCCTACCGCCAGCTCGGCATCGGCTACGCCAACCTCGGCGCCCTGCTGATGGCGACCGGCCACGCGTACGACTCCGACGGCGGCCGCGCCCTCGCCGGCGCCATCACCTCCCTGATGACCGGCACCTCGTACAAGCGCTCCGCCGAGCTCGCCGCGGTCGTCGGCCCGTACGACGGTTACGCCCTCAACGCCGAGCCGCACCAGCGCGTCATGCGGCAGCACGCCGACGAGAACACCAAGGCCGTCCGCATGGACGACCTGGACTCGCCGATCTGGGCCGCCGCCACGGAGGCCTGGCAGGACGTGATCCGCCTCGGCGCCAAGAACGGCTTCCGCAACGCCCAGGCCTCGGTCATCGCCCCGACCGGCACCATCGGTCTCGCGATGTCCTGCGACACCACCGGCCTCGAGCCCGACCTCGCCCTGGTCAAGTTCAAGAAGCTCGTCGGCGGCGGCTCGATGCAGATCGTCAACGGCACCGTCCCGCAGGCCCTGCGCCGCCTGGGCTACCAGGAGGAGCAGATCGAGGCGATCGTCGCCCACATCGCCGAGCACGGCAACGTGATCGACGCCCCCGGCCTGAAGACCGAGCACTACGAGGTCTTCGACTGCGCCATGGGCGAGCGCTCCATCTCCGCGATGGGCCACGTCCGCATGATGGCCGCCATCCAGCCGTGGATCTCGGGCGCTCTCTCCAAGACCGTGAACCTGCCGGAGACGGCCACGGTCGAGGACGTCGAGGAGGTCTACTTCGAGGCCTGGAAGATGGGCGTCAAGGCGCTCGCGATCTACCGCGACAACTGCAAGGTCGGCCAGCCGCTCTCCGCCAAGAAGAAGGAGGAGGAGAAGGCCGAGGTCACCGCGAAGTCCGAGGCGACGATCCGCGAGGCCGTCGAGAAGGTCGTCGAGTACCGTCCGGTCCGCAAGCGCCTGCCCAAGGGCCGCCCGGGGATCACCACCTCCTTCACCGTCGGCGGCGCCGAGGGCTACATGACCGCCAACTCCTACCCGGACGACGGTCTCGGCGAGGTCTTCCTGAAGATGTCCAAGCAGGGCTCCACCCTCGCCGGCATGATGGACGCCTTCTCCATCGCCGTCTCCGTCGGCCTGCAGTACGGCGTCCCGCTGGAGACCTACGTCTCGAAGTTCACCAACATGCGCTTCGAGCCGGCCGGCATGACGGACGACCCGGACGTGCGGATGGCGCAGTCGATCGTCGACTACATCTTCCGCCGACTGGCGCTGGACTTCCTGCCCTTCGAGACCCGCTCCGCCCTCGGCATCCACTCGGCCGAGGAGCGTCAGCGCCACCTGGAGACGGGTTCGTACGAGCCCGCCGAGGACGAGGTCGACGTCGAGGGCCTGGCCCAGTCCGCCCCCGTCAGCCACGAGCTGAAGGCCGTGGCCGCCCCTGTGGCGAAGGTCGAGGTCCCGGCCCCGAAGCAGGCCCACACCTCCGCGGAGCTCGTCGAGATGCAGCTCGGCATCAGCGCCGACGCCCCGCTCTGCTTCTCCTGCGGCACGAAGATGCAGCGGGCCGGCTCCTGCTACATCTGCGAGGGCTGCGGCTCGACCAGCGGCTGCAGCTGA
- a CDS encoding arylamine N-acetyltransferase family protein encodes MVLPLSARAPARASPRTVAPFKSPWSWADCSWCHVPTTEDPALEGESGLWSGDELDLDAYLARIGYDIERDGELAPDLRTLTALHRAHASAIPFENLDVALGRPIPLDLKSLQAKLVERRRGGYCYEQNSLLAAALERIGFHVAGRGARNRSRGAALPPVTHALLVVTVEGEQWLADVGFGWQGPLEPVPLRDGVRVEQDGWTFGIGVEDDGIHVLRSLRATGWMDVYAFSPQTYQPGDFTVLNHYSSSHPQSRFLGQVVAQRPGMDVRRSLLRETLSLVRADGSVEERIVTADELAATLEAEFGIELDAEERAGLERVHAAGV; translated from the coding sequence ATGGTGCTTCCCCTCTCCGCGCGCGCCCCCGCGCGCGCCTCGCCTCGTACCGTCGCCCCGTTCAAAAGCCCTTGGTCGTGGGCCGATTGCTCATGGTGTCATGTGCCTACGACAGAGGACCCGGCGCTTGAGGGGGAGAGCGGTTTGTGGAGCGGTGACGAGCTGGATCTCGACGCATATCTGGCCAGAATCGGATACGACATCGAGCGGGACGGAGAACTCGCCCCTGATCTGCGGACCTTGACGGCCCTTCATCGGGCGCACGCCTCGGCCATTCCCTTCGAGAATCTCGACGTCGCCCTGGGAAGGCCGATACCCCTGGACCTGAAGAGCCTTCAGGCCAAGCTCGTCGAGCGGCGCCGGGGAGGCTACTGCTACGAGCAGAACTCCCTCTTGGCGGCGGCCCTCGAACGGATCGGTTTCCACGTGGCGGGCCGCGGCGCGCGCAACCGCTCGCGGGGTGCGGCGCTTCCGCCGGTCACCCACGCGCTCCTCGTGGTGACGGTCGAGGGCGAACAGTGGCTCGCCGACGTCGGGTTCGGCTGGCAGGGGCCGCTGGAGCCCGTGCCGCTCCGGGACGGCGTGCGGGTGGAGCAGGACGGCTGGACGTTCGGCATCGGCGTCGAGGACGACGGCATCCATGTGCTGCGCTCATTGCGGGCGACGGGCTGGATGGACGTGTACGCGTTCTCGCCGCAGACGTACCAGCCCGGTGACTTCACCGTCCTGAACCACTACAGCTCCAGCCATCCGCAGTCACGTTTCCTCGGCCAGGTCGTGGCCCAGAGGCCGGGCATGGACGTGCGGAGATCACTGCTGCGCGAGACGCTCTCGCTCGTGCGCGCGGACGGATCCGTCGAGGAACGGATCGTGACGGCCGACGAGTTGGCCGCGACGCTGGAGGCCGAGTTCGGGATCGAACTGGACGCCGAGGAGCGCGCGGGACTGGAACGCGTGCACGCGGCGGGAGTCTGA
- a CDS encoding TerD family protein: MSGLNKGVGRVEVTLKWDPAPTGMPAHDLDLVAGVFPTGDPYGAPAHLVHFGSRSPDGTITLHRDSRTGQGFGYDEAMTLELDRLDPRYARVVVGVAIQQGGGRLTFGDIANTGIRVREGYTDLLTHDFADVPGARSATVVEFTRDGADGWSYRSISRGFDADPQTFGTLLGSAPA, encoded by the coding sequence ATGAGCGGACTCAACAAAGGGGTGGGACGCGTCGAGGTCACGCTCAAGTGGGACCCCGCGCCGACCGGCATGCCGGCCCACGACCTGGATCTGGTCGCCGGGGTCTTCCCCACGGGGGATCCGTACGGCGCGCCGGCCCACCTGGTGCACTTCGGCAGCCGCTCCCCGGACGGCACGATCACGCTCCACCGCGACAGTCGCACGGGCCAGGGATTCGGCTATGACGAGGCCATGACGCTGGAACTGGACCGGCTGGACCCGCGGTACGCGCGGGTGGTGGTGGGCGTGGCCATACAGCAGGGCGGCGGGCGGCTGACCTTCGGCGACATAGCGAACACGGGCATACGGGTCCGCGAGGGCTACACCGACCTGCTGACCCACGACTTCGCGGACGTCCCCGGGGCCCGTTCGGCGACGGTCGTGGAGTTCACCCGCGACGGAGCGGACGGCTGGTCGTACCGCTCGATCAGCCGCGGCTTCGACGCCGACCCGCAGACCTTCGGCACGCTCCTGGGCTCCGCGCCGGCCTGA
- a CDS encoding YdbC family protein, protein MLVKWIRCTVVDRRGFERGQRKWAGLLGEPGFRGQGGGWSRGRPDVAHVFAFWESRAFYDSFMARSHDRLAAAQVGTFKDIQVKLFDHRFDVKTGFEPRFADADVARVAHCRVHEDRAEHFALMQEKVWNPAMAGSPGMLRGLFGEAPGSEFLVLSMWQSAAEHGKYRVERVERLGLRARTAADVAALNGDVVQLEPTWTV, encoded by the coding sequence GTGCTGGTCAAGTGGATTCGCTGCACCGTGGTGGACCGTCGAGGGTTCGAGCGGGGACAGCGGAAATGGGCGGGGCTGCTCGGTGAGCCGGGATTCCGGGGACAGGGCGGCGGGTGGAGCCGGGGTCGCCCGGACGTCGCCCATGTCTTCGCGTTCTGGGAGAGCCGGGCCTTCTACGACTCGTTCATGGCGCGGTCGCACGATCGTCTGGCGGCCGCGCAGGTGGGCACGTTCAAGGACATCCAGGTCAAGCTCTTCGACCACCGCTTCGACGTGAAGACCGGCTTCGAGCCGCGCTTCGCCGACGCCGACGTGGCGCGGGTGGCGCACTGCCGGGTCCACGAGGACCGCGCCGAGCACTTCGCGCTCATGCAGGAGAAGGTGTGGAACCCGGCCATGGCCGGGTCGCCCGGCATGCTGCGGGGCCTGTTCGGCGAGGCGCCCGGCAGTGAGTTCCTGGTGCTCTCGATGTGGCAGTCCGCCGCCGAGCACGGAAAGTACCGGGTCGAGCGCGTGGAGCGGCTCGGGCTGCGGGCCCGTACCGCGGCCGACGTGGCGGCCCTGAACGGGGACGTGGTGCAGCTCGAACCGACCTGGACGGTCTGA
- a CDS encoding GNAT family N-acetyltransferase gives MSPTRPPADPPGDDTLDLRVDDLVALLDGDLLDSVAAWGPADTPAGSFRLVPVRLERDLPLLTRWMNDPAVAAFWELAGPDTVTAEHVRAQLEGDGRSVPCLGVLDGTPMSYFEIYRADLDPLARHYPALPHDTGIHLLIGGVTDRGRGVGTTLLRAVADLVLDHRPRCTRVLAEPDIRNTPSVSAFLSGGFRFAAEVDLPDKRAALMIRDRALRHVL, from the coding sequence GTGTCACCCACCCGCCCACCGGCCGACCCGCCCGGGGACGACACCCTGGACCTGAGGGTCGACGACCTCGTCGCCCTCCTCGACGGCGATCTGCTGGACTCCGTCGCCGCCTGGGGGCCGGCCGACACCCCCGCGGGCTCCTTCCGGCTCGTACCCGTGCGACTCGAACGGGACCTGCCGCTGCTCACCCGATGGATGAACGACCCCGCCGTCGCCGCCTTCTGGGAGCTCGCCGGACCCGACACCGTCACCGCCGAGCACGTCCGCGCCCAACTGGAGGGCGACGGCCGGAGCGTCCCCTGCCTCGGCGTCCTCGACGGCACGCCCATGAGCTACTTCGAGATCTACCGCGCCGACCTCGATCCGCTCGCCCGGCACTACCCGGCGCTTCCCCACGACACGGGTATCCACCTGCTGATCGGCGGCGTCACCGACCGGGGCCGCGGCGTCGGCACCACGCTCCTGCGCGCCGTCGCCGATCTGGTCCTCGACCACCGTCCCCGCTGCACCCGCGTCCTCGCCGAACCCGACATCCGTAACACCCCCTCCGTCTCCGCTTTCCTCAGCGGCGGCTTCCGCTTCGCGGCGGAAGTCGACCTCCCCGACAAAAGAGCCGCGCTCATGATCCGTGACCGGGCCCTTCGTCACGTTCTGTGA
- a CDS encoding IucA/IucC family protein — protein sequence MSTSPAPHDSARPAPAPTTGADPAPELLAPPELNATAWTRASSRLLEKALSEFAYEEIVEPVPLDDGEPDRHALRLDDGTTLTFRARRGAYGSWRVTAGSVTHEGRPLTDPFDFLVRARRLLRLDGATLGHLIRELSATLAADARLDHTALPAARLAELSYAELEGHQTGHPWLVLNKGRVGFSATDAARWAPEARRATRLPWIAVSNRIAAYRGVPGLDTPDRLYARELDPEVHAAFRAALTARGHEPDGYLLLPVHPWQWDEILLPLYAPAIAAGTVVPLPADGDLRLPQQSVRTFLNTSRPDRHTVKLPLSVLNTLVWRGLPTERTLAAPAVTAWVHGLREADPFLRDECGVILLGEVASVTVEHPLYDRLPEVPYQYKELLGAIWREPLKLPPGERARTLASLLHTDPDGRAFVAELVERSGLAPAVWLQHLFTALLPPLLHFLYRYGTVFSPHGENAIVVYDGDDVPVRLAIKDFVDDVNICAQPLPEHATLPDDVRAVLLTEEPGFLIQFIHSGLFVGVFRYLAPLCEEQLGVSEEDFWSLVRAEILRHQARFPELKERFELFDLLTPRIERLCLNRNRLHLDGYRDRPERPHAAVHGTVPNPLA from the coding sequence GTGTCGACATCCCCTGCACCTCACGACTCCGCACGACCCGCCCCAGCTCCCACCACCGGAGCCGACCCGGCGCCCGAACTGCTCGCGCCCCCCGAGCTGAACGCCACCGCCTGGACCCGGGCGTCCTCCCGCCTCCTCGAAAAGGCCCTCTCCGAGTTCGCCTACGAGGAGATCGTCGAACCCGTCCCCCTGGACGACGGCGAGCCCGACCGTCATGCACTGCGGCTCGACGACGGCACCACGCTCACCTTCCGTGCCCGCCGCGGTGCCTACGGCAGCTGGCGCGTCACCGCCGGCTCCGTCACCCACGAGGGCCGCCCCCTCACCGACCCCTTCGACTTCCTGGTCCGCGCCCGCCGCCTCCTCCGGCTCGACGGCGCCACCCTCGGCCATCTGATCCGCGAGCTCTCCGCCACCCTGGCCGCCGACGCCCGCCTCGACCACACCGCCCTCCCCGCCGCCCGCCTTGCCGAGCTCTCCTACGCGGAACTCGAAGGCCACCAGACCGGCCACCCCTGGCTGGTCCTCAACAAGGGACGCGTCGGCTTCTCCGCCACCGACGCCGCCCGCTGGGCCCCCGAGGCCCGCCGCGCCACCCGGCTGCCGTGGATCGCCGTCAGCAACCGCATCGCCGCCTACCGGGGCGTGCCGGGCCTCGACACCCCCGACCGGCTCTACGCCCGGGAACTCGACCCCGAGGTGCACGCCGCCTTCCGCGCCGCACTGACCGCCCGCGGCCACGAACCCGACGGCTACCTCCTGCTGCCCGTGCACCCCTGGCAGTGGGACGAGATCCTGCTGCCGCTCTACGCCCCGGCCATCGCCGCCGGGACCGTCGTCCCGCTCCCCGCCGACGGCGACCTCCGTCTGCCGCAGCAGTCCGTCCGTACCTTCCTCAACACCAGCCGCCCCGACCGGCACACCGTGAAGCTGCCGCTGTCGGTCCTCAACACCCTCGTCTGGCGCGGACTGCCCACCGAGCGGACCCTCGCCGCGCCCGCCGTGACCGCCTGGGTCCACGGTCTGCGCGAGGCCGACCCGTTCCTGCGGGACGAGTGCGGGGTGATCCTCCTCGGCGAGGTCGCCTCCGTCACGGTCGAGCACCCGCTGTACGACCGGCTGCCCGAAGTGCCGTACCAGTACAAGGAACTGCTCGGCGCGATCTGGCGCGAGCCGCTGAAACTGCCCCCGGGCGAGCGGGCCCGCACCCTCGCCTCCCTCCTGCACACCGATCCGGACGGCCGGGCGTTCGTCGCCGAGCTCGTCGAGCGCTCCGGGCTCGCCCCCGCCGTCTGGCTCCAGCACCTCTTCACCGCTCTGCTCCCCCCGTTGCTGCACTTCCTCTACCGGTACGGCACGGTCTTCTCGCCCCACGGCGAGAACGCCATCGTCGTGTACGACGGCGACGACGTCCCCGTGCGCCTGGCGATCAAGGACTTCGTCGACGATGTGAACATCTGTGCCCAGCCCCTTCCCGAACACGCCACCCTCCCGGATGACGTCCGCGCCGTCCTGTTGACGGAGGAGCCCGGATTCCTGATCCAGTTCATCCACTCGGGGCTCTTCGTCGGTGTCTTCCGCTACCTGGCGCCGCTCTGCGAGGAACAACTCGGCGTGTCCGAAGAGGACTTCTGGAGCCTCGTCCGCGCGGAGATCCTGCGGCACCAGGCGCGCTTCCCCGAGCTGAAGGAACGGTTCGAGCTCTTCGACCTCCTGACCCCGCGCATCGAGCGGCTCTGTCTCAACCGCAACCGTCTGCACCTGGACGGCTACCGGGACCGGCCCGAGCGTCCGCACGCGGCCGTTCACGGAACCGTCCCCAATCCGCTCGCGTGA